The Xiphophorus couchianus chromosome 18, X_couchianus-1.0, whole genome shotgun sequence DNA window GCAGAATGAAACACCTGCATGGCTTccatcctttttattttcttttttttttaacctcaagATCTCCTGAAATGTAAGCTTTCTAGatcatttttttcatgtgaATTATTATTGATGTCTGGAATCAATAGGGTCCAAATTTGCCGCCAATGCAAGGCTTCATCTCTGAGGGTTATTTCCTTAAAAAGGGAGGCAGCAGCAGCGATGCATTCATGGGTTCAGAGTTTGAATTTGCATCCTCGTCTTCGCATGAGTGTGTCTTCGAACTGTACATTCAAACTGACAAAAGAGCGATCATTGAAAATACATGAATTCAGAGAGACTTCTGCAACATCAAAGAACATCCAATTGAACCATTTAGTATTTATGATGAAATATcaaaagttacaaaacaaaatgaatgagtAATTTGAGTCACATCAACCACAAGTTCAAAAAccaaataatgaaaacaaaaacatcaagaaagatggaaaacattCTATTTTATGGcaattaacttttatttcagctttaagGATGTGTTCAGACACTTCAGCATGCTAACCACAAGTGTGCGTGCGCGTGCGTGCGGGTGCGTGTGTGAGCTTTTCCTGTGTTGACCACGTGGTTCAGACAGGGTTAATAAAAAGATCGCGCTCACTTCTGGGTTTCCTCTCTTCTTCAGAAGTCGAAACGCTGGTAAGATCTTGATTAGTGGGTTTATCTAATCATTGGGAAActtgttggttgtttttaccgttttgtctctttttacattaaaatgctTCATTATCAATTTGATTTTACACTACGCTTCGgtagttttgttctgtttttttgttgaatgaTGTTGAGTTGGACGTTTGTGGAAACCAGCTTTCACCTTCACCTTCGCCGTCATTCTTCGGAGTTTGAGCGGGAGCGCCCAGAAGCTACTGACATACAGTGTTGTCACCCATAAAGTAGAAAGCACTACTAAACTTCACTACACAGTGTAGTGTTTCCTACTTTATGGATGAGTATACTGTTAGCTGCAGAGGAGAGTTAAAGAAGAATCAAGCCAGATGACGTCGAAGTTCATGCACTTGATTTGAACTTCTTTATACTTTGTACAATATTCTATTAACCAACAGATTGATGTTAATATTGATAACATTTGTTGAGGAAATGATTAAGTCTGATCTGTAGATGGAAGCATGATGTTGCAGTTGTTGCTTTAACTTGGTTTTCtgagcttttttgtttttacatgaatgttttaatgtgttatttattACCTCTTGCATCAGAGATTAAGCATGTTTTAGAAAGCAGATGAACACAATATAAGGCAAACTAGATTCAGACACTCTGGTCTGCACAATGCTGTGactaaaagtgtatttttttaaggcTAGAAGTCACCAGACATCCTTCAAGTTAAATTCTCTGGAAATAATTTTGCtggattacaaaaaaaatatatattcttgaTTAAATCATGGTTTTAaaaattgtctctttttttttcccctataaGGTGAGttggagtttttctttaaaatgatcaataaagAATCTTATCCTATAACCTGTTTCTCTTCATTGTTCATCATCCTGATTGTTGTGGAGGGCTACTTGTCATACTTTGAAGGCCTTCTACAGCAAAAGTAATACAACACtactatataaaataaaaatatacacaaatatttgacatatttacattttctcagtaAAAGCTGCTGATTTGATTGTGTATGTGACTTGGTATTAGTAGCAGAGGTGTTAGCACGGTGTCTAACTCCAGGGTAAGGGTTGCAGGAAGTTCGAGGGAACCAAACCTCGTCTTCCGTGAAGATctcccttttaaaaaaagagagagagagagagaaagagagaaaaatgaacttCTGTGCAAACATTAAATTAGAAATCAGTCAGCAGAGTTTGTGCTCACAAAGTAAAAACCGTCTTGATCCATGTCACCCAACACATAGATGATGTCTCCAGATCGAAAGCCCAGTTCGACCTGAAACCCAAGGAAATTCATTTTAGGGTTGAAGACCCCCCTATAGATAAGTAATATGCAGAAGTCTGTGGTTAGTTTGACATTTGAAGCGCTCACTTCACTGTCCATGTTGGGGGAGTTTTCCCATGGATCGTAGTCGAATAAGGCCACCATTCTTCTAACAATCACATCTTCATGAATGCTGGCAACATCACTTAGCTCTGGTGTTAAAGACATACCTGTTTTGGAGAAAATGTGCAAACGTATTCTTTAAACAAgagtaaaataaagaagaaaaaaacaagtagagAAGCTGTATTTAAATTTCAAGCCTGCCTTATGaacccacaaacacaaaatgctaaataactttttttttgttaccacTTCCTACATAAAGAAAACTGCTCTAAGCTAACCTTGCACATGAGCTCAGAGGAACTGGAAGAGGGTTTAGCTCTAATCAGATTTTTCCAGTCAATAATATTAAAGATGCTTGagtgcaaaatgtgtttttgctgatTTAGGTTCATTTTCTCTCTATTTTCTGTCTGCGAGTCACAGTGACATTCTTGCAGAAAATGAAGAGTTGGTACCTGTGTGGTCCACGGGCAGGAAACCCTGCAGCATGAGAACATGCTTCAGGTACTCGTCGTCCACTGGGACTTCAGCCACCATGTTGCTTGGCACGTAACCGGAGAGACCACCAGACTCTCCATGGTAGAAACCATCGGAGTCTTTGTCTCCAAACACCTGGCGAGGCACACAGACCGCATGTCTCATCACTTTGTTCAAACATTAATGTGTGCACTTGTTTAGGTTgctttttcagaatattttcagaTTGCTAATTTTGCTAACGTGTTTCTCCTGACTTCCTGACAGGTAGTAAAATTATTAATGTTCTgaagtggcccagtcaaagatttgaaaatgtttattttagcatttagtGGCAAAGAGGCCTTCCAAGTTAAAAGACTCGGAGAGCAATACTGAACACAAATTACTGACGTaccatttaaaacatgcaaagagCAGAGTTTGATTGCCGTTTGAAGAAATTTACCTCACTTTTTCAACGAGCTGTTATTCATTCACATGTAAATAAAGACATAATTAGAAAACTCACACTTTTATATTGGTTTTCTatcttcattttcttcatcttatttaatgttgaaaacaaaagcCCTCTTGGTAGAATTAGAATAATTTTAAGTCAAGtcaaatttacttttattgCACTTTACAAATAGTATGTTGCCGTTCCAAAGTGTTGTACAAGATCATCTAACACAAACCTAAATCTTTTAGGGTTATGAATAATTGTGGATTTATCTTTACTATTCAAAAACCAAGAGAGCACCATTTTCTGAATCAAGTTTAGGTTAAGGCAGGAGTTGGGAATGTACCGGTAATGCTTAAATCAAGGGTACGTGAGAGAGCATAGAACTCAAAAGAATGTCCTAATACTGCCAGAAATAccggtgtgtgggtgtgtgtgtgagcgtgttcTTGTATTTAATACATTGTAAGGACCATATTTCTAACGCTACTTTATGGGAACCCGCTGCTTCTTATGGGGCCCAAACCACAGGCCTTTTAAGAAGGGCAGTTTTGGGGTTATgggttaggtttaggactaaggtgtgaactGAGATGAGGTTAGACTAACGGTTAGATGTGAACTGGTAAAGGTTAAGTTTAGGATAAAGAGCAGGGTTAGActacagaaatgaatgaaaaataataacaaagtcaatgcaaagtcctcgTGAACACACCCAGACATACAtagtgtgtgcatgtgtctcCTTGTATTTATACATTGTAAGGCCCGTTTTCTCCACAAATACTTATGTTTTGAGGACCCACTGTTCCTTACAAGGCCAAGGTTAgccatagaaatgaatgaaaaatccCTTGAGAAGATATTAAAGCAtattgtgtgtgagtgtttgcgtgtgtgtgtgtatgaaccAGGTTCTTATATCCTTGTGGAGACCTATTCTTTCAACATAGGTCTGTGGGGAGCagtggggaccactgctctctgtggggacattttcttggttTCCATGTTTTGGGGTAAGAAGTTAGGTTAAGGACCAAGATGTGAATTGACTTTTGTTTGGGGTTAAGTTGTAGAAAATTAATGGAAGCAAATGTAAAGTTTccacaagatatgaaaacacgaatggggtgtgtgtggggggggtgcgtgcgtgtgtgtgtgtgtggcaagAATGGAGTGAGAAAAGGCGGCAAGTCACCTAAATGAGCatcaaaaaaacagaaaagaaaaaaacagttacagGAACTCAAGAGAAGAGTTCATGTCTCTGTACATGTTCAGCGGGCCTGcacaaacaggaaacagcagcagtATCTAATTTCAAAGAAACCTCTCTGCAGATTGAAAATGAGGAAGCACAACACACATTGCAGAGAATCACTAAAACATAAAGCGTCTTTACCTTGATGATCTGGCCAGGCACAAAGGGCAACTCCTCCGCCGCCGTGTCAGGGTTGGGAGACATGGCAGCCGGGTTGTACGGGTAAAGAGCCACAAAGAGTCGAGCGGTGGGGATGGAGACCTGGCTGGCGGTCTCCAGGTCCCACTGCCTGAGGTCCTCCGGGGTGGCGACCCTCACCTCGTCAGGGTATATCAACACATCCAGCTCTAGTCTGGTCTCCATCAGCGCCGGCAGCTCCCGACTGTCCACCTGGCAGACAGATGGCTGCTGTAGACAGCAGATCTCTCTTTAGCTTCATCCTAATTTGAGGTAACTAAGCTAAGCAGAAGGAGCTGTAATCCTCTTTGAAGCAAGTGGATGGATTCATTAGTTCAGCAAAGACTGTGCACCGTAAGACtgcagtttgaaaacaaatgagAGGGAAGACTTCAATTGAAAGCATCAAGTCAATAATTTACCTTTTTCATTGCATCTTAGCATCAAGAAGAAGATACATTTGGAGTATGTAGTGACCATTTAGGAGTTCTTTACATTAATACTGAACAAACTGTTTAagatataaaattaaataatttctaacCAATTCCAAGAAGAGTCAAGCACAATTATTCAATCTGAACCGTTTGTCTGCAGTAAAGCTGACAGTGTGAATATTTTGCCTTGATTAGGGCCATtttttaaactcctccacttcctgcttaCGTGGCTTGACCCAGTTCACAGGCCATGGAAAATAAACACTTCCTCTCTTGACCTTTAGTCGGCAGGGTAGGTGGCAAGCTGCTCCTAAAAGAAACACAAGTTTTGACAGCTACTGTGATAATTGGGATGgactgaaatgtaaaaaggaaaactgattttgaaagaTCTGGGTTGGACATGTCCGACACGTATGGCGCCTTGAACTTTAcaacatttttgtcatgtttcaacccgcaacggccgcgtcaaggactcaaggcctccaaacgtgggtcgcgctagaccctacgccaccacagcgcGCCCAACTGTACTCTTAAGTATGTGTTTcttaataaacaattttaaaaaaacaacaggaaacatTCGCTctgagagaacaaaaaaaacccttataTTGCCAGAAAGAACATAGTCAAAGATCGGGATTACAGGAATGATGTTCATTAGACAGATGAATcttgataggtattttcctttcgaacctaaataaaagaaagaaccacagacaacgtatatgaattttatgtagagcttttgcaaaaggagaacaCTCTATCGAACCTCTCCTCCGATCAGTTCTACAGAGCGTTCTGACCTGCCCTTacaaaaactcctgtttttattgtcaaaggagaacaggcaaggggcagtcaagaaaacaacagaggtcgtaaagcttctaacccaaacatctaacaacccagctccagatgtgatatctgatcaaaggtctgagcccggttcaaatctcggtcagtactgtcaagaaaacaaaatacgactgctcacaggtggttactaaattaggaggtgttcttgtaAAAGGGtttaaggtctgagaaactcagtgttatctatttctcatAAAGTTGAAccgacagtagtgacctccaggtcatttaaagaagagaacactttaaacagaaaatcacaaagatctatagacttaatgtgaactagagtaagaaaataaaatgataataccaaaaaatctctaacaaatCTGAATTATTTGGACACCAGAACAGAGAACATTTTATAGCAGTCCTAGAAAAGAGTCTCTTAACAACTGTGAAGCATGAAAGTGGATGTGTCATGGTCACATCCACTTTAGATTATACCGTATAAAATTCATGGTGCACTTACAGTATATAAggggaaaatataaaacatgtaaacaaaataaaactgaagtagAACCGGACCTTTCAATGTGGTCGGTGACCCAAAACATACCAATAAAGACTATCTGAGAattcaaaaatggaaaatccTGGGTCAGGTCAAAGCCCAGATCTGGATCTTATTGAGATGCTGTGATTTGAAATTGACTGAACATGAAAAAACTTAATAATGTTACATCCTAAAGAGAAAAGTGGAGCAAACTTTACTCAGACCGGTAGTAGTTACTCACTAAAATAGTTTTAACTCTACTCTTAATAGCAAGAGCTAAAGGGATTGATCCTAATTGTTAGGCCTAGTTTTGTCCTGAGTTGGAACTTTcttaaaaatttacatttttgttttttaagtgcaaataaatacatttcttttctaGGGATAAGAATATGTAAGAAAACATTAATACTgtatgtgaacattttaaacaataaacaactGAACACTGAATGGGGTGCGGCTCAACTTGgcacttttttccccacaatgaCCTCAAATAGACTTGTTCTGTAACTATCAAGAAAATCCCACTAGAACAAGATTTTCTAAATGTGATCCTTTTACCACAAGCCAATGTCAGCGttcaagcaaaaatgtttccCACAAAAAAGCCGGTAACAATTGCTGACATTTTGTCAtcgaaaaataaaatccaccccAAATTAACAGGAGTTTAAGTAATTGAACAGGATGCACCAAAAAAATGTGCAATGTATGAAGCTTGCTGTTTATTTCACACAAATCATGCTACCCAGTCTGCAAACCACACATTTCAGTTgcagtgtaaaaataaactacctTGTGGCTTCTCAGAGCGCTGCAAAATTTGGGGCTTTGTGCTCTGCTACGTTTTTCTGTGGTCTcgctctgagcagcagcacaTCCACAAACTCCAGAAACTTTTGTAAGACATTGCCAGATGGGGTCCACTGATAACGTCGGCCTGGCAAATGGACAATGAGAAAAATtgggaaatgtttctttcacaTTTAATCTAATTTCATTGGCTatcatattttctttgtatttttcatctGGCAGAGAgaagagggaagtctgggcctccctactTAGGCTTCTATCCAACCCCagaaaagcacaagaaaatggatgaatagatggaaattttttattgtgtgttcttgtattttttcttccagactTTAAATGAGAGACAATGTAATTTaagtgtaataaatatttttctgattaatCCAGAGGGTTTATTGGgaacacaaatattaaaacacagTCACATCAAATATGAGACACCCGATACTTGAATGAGACAGTTCAGAACATGCTTATCCTAATCTGTTGCATAATTcctctgtattttgttttatcaggTTAAACGTTTGCACACTGTAACACATGAATTTCCCCAGAAACGAAAGAAGTAAAGAAAGTGAAGCTAAATTATTACTGGAACAGTCTTTACTAATCCGGACCAGAAGGTGGAGCTGTAACAGCTAAAGTTGCAGGTGGGGAGAGACAGCATTGTGAGAAAGATTAAGAATCTGAAATCAAAATATCTCTAGatcaaaatatatacaatacaaacaaaactttttgacATGTAAACAATTACAATAGAAAAATCCATGAGGTGATTTTAAGTTAGCTTAACctataaatcaaaatcaaactaTGTCAAATCTTGATGACCCAGAGTTGTAAAAGAGgcttaaaatcaacattttaaataaaatgagacaTATTAAATATTCTAGTGAGTAGTTGTTCAAGCTGAAATCTTTTATAGAGGTTTACAAATCAGTATCTAACCCCgagtcctttttatttttatactttttgtcaatgttttgtattgtaattttatgtcaCAGACCAACAAAATGTGACATCGCCTCAATGATAGCTGAAAATACTTTTTGGTAAGTCTGAAGAGTTAACCGAATCGAGAGTGTATGCAAACTAACATATGACAGTAAATTAATCGAAACTGTCCCTTTGTTCTAATTGTTCTGCTGAAAGTTGAAGTTCTGCTCCTGCTCAAGTCTTTTTCATCAAatgaacagttttgtttttgttctgaagCCAGTCAGTTGCACTGAGATCTATTTAGGGCCATCAGattcataaaatacaaattccACAAGTCAGATTTCAActagcaaacatttttaaaaccactttCCTTCATGTCACAATGAAGTGATGGAATGATCAGGACCCCTGACCATACCTTAGATCAGGGGTCCTCAATTCCAGTTTCTGAGGCCCCATGTCCTGTAACGTTTAGATGCCTGGTTTAACAAGCCTGAATCAAAATCACTCAATTACTTCCTTGGTATGCAGTCACATCCTGCTCATGATCTGATTATTTGACCCAGGCCTGTTGAAGCACAGACACAGTGGCGGTTTCTGATATGGGTGACATGGGCATCGGTCCAGGGCGGCATCTCATCAGGGTCGGCACGAGACCTCCACCTCCTCGAATCCCCGTAACTCCACAAGGCCTCACAACCGCACCCTCTTTGGTGGAAgagaactctggtgtggttctAATGCATATGTGGACGCCAAAACGCTCAACTTGAGtgcagggtattctgggtaaatacagcaaGTCTAGCGcaagcaggagaaatggctcgtggtcgttcagcaaagacaaaagagaaatcctgctACTGCTAAAATCGGACGCCACTccatttgtttgcattttgtgaagaaaagaagttgcgctcatgtcttcttcagaggttttcctgtcgtttccttcagtggtggttgttgcaGCGCCACCGTGTGTGAGGAGGGGAGCATATTTTTCAAAGGGTttcaaagctgaaaatgtaacaaatgttcaATTTTGTCTACCGGACTACCAGTGGAGAAAGAACACcctataaatgtattttatgtttgattatGTCTTACAACAGCTTACCATTCAATGCCAGTTGATTCCCTGCTTCCTGCGCCAGCATGCTGCTGCCACTTCAACAAACTCCATTTCCCAGAAGGCCTTCAGTACCATCCATCCCCATCCTCCTGCTCATGTCTGTCTGCCTTCCATGTATGCAGTGTTACATCATTTGCACAGACACCCACCTTCCCGAGTGATGACGCAGCCCGTGGAGAGTGTgtgaagaggagggagaggaggaggaggaggaaggtatGGAGGGAGGGGGatagagagaagagagagacagagagagagggagaggagagagagagaggagagagggtGTCCCGTCTGCACTGAACCTCAGACAGACAGCAGGGAACAGCTGCAGCACGCGCTTCGCCTAGGATTTCACTGCACTGCAATTTCAAATATCAGCCGTTTTCATCCACGAAGCCCACGTCGCGCAGCTCGACCGAGCAAAGCCCCCCGTCCCCTCCCAGCACTAACCAGTAGAGAAAATGGTCGACCGCGAGCAGCTGGTGCAGAAAGCCAGGCTGGCCGAGCAGGCAGAGAGATATGATGATATGGCAGCAGCCATGAAGTCGGTAAGTCCAATCCAGCAgcgggggggcgggggggggggatgatggtgatgatgatgatggtgactgagtgatgatgatggtgacaGAGGGATGGGTGGGAATATGCTTCTGGTTCTTGTTAGCTCCATTTTAACAGCTACCACACTCAGCAGCTGCTGTAAAATAGCAGTAAATCTCTTTATTACGTTGTCATCAGCTGGACTGCAGCTCAGCCCCCCACCCCCATTTGTCCTCTGAGTTGGGTCCAGCCCCCCCCCGACTCCTCCCCTACCCCTACCCCTGTCCTCTGAGTCGGGTCCAGGCCGCGTTCTGCTGCTCATTGGGCGGTGCCTTTCTGTCGACTCAGAGGATGCTACAATGAGAACGCGTGCAGGCCCTGACGTTCATCTGTGGACTGAGACAGGAGCCCGGCATCAGAGTGACGGTCCTGCTGCAATGCATCAACAGATTTCTTAATGTCGTATTCATGATATGATAATCTCCCGGTACCGCTCTGTCTCATTTTCCTCTGTTTTGGAGGTAGAGGTGCTGGGAGCAATGTAAGGttcttctgaaagaaaaaaaaagaaagcttatctgctgctgcttcctcctcctcctcctcctctttcacCTCCACCGTCTCCATCACCACCTCCCTCCCCCCACCTTACTCCCACTCCTCCGCCTTCTCCTTGTCTTTGTCATAAATTATACACTACTGCTccttttaaacatgttttatccaACCTTTTACTCAAATATACCCAACAGGAGCTGTTCTCTCCTTTGAAACAAAAGGTAGGATTCAGCAGGTTCTCTCTGGAATATTCTCTGTCATACTGCAGTGAGTCAGATTGAGCAGATTTCTTCCCCTGCCGTCTCCTCGGTGTGCGACCGGGGCAGATATTCGGAGTCGTTTTCAGGTTAACAGCTCCTGATTTAACGGCGTAATAGCTGATGTGAAGTGGATGACATGGATGGGCTGTCTCACATTAGCTCGCTCAGCTCTTATTGGTCAACGCTGAGAACAGATCCTTTGTCTGCTTGCCTCTCTTCctccctttttcctttttccttctccttttaTGACATATcagtgctgaaaaaaaaaaaatcgctgTGTCACTGGTACCGGCAACATCCTTGAGCTGACGCCCCCAGATTAAAACCCATCTCTGCTAATGGAGAAAACCGTTTCACTACCTTGTGCATCATTTATCGTTGCAAGAAGGGATTCCATTCCCTTCTTTCCAGTCTGCGTTGTCAGTCAGCGCCAAACTGGGCCCAAACAGCCTCTAACCAAAGGGAATCCCTTTGCCCTTGCGGCCCACGGAACGGGGAGGCCCTGTCGCCTTCATGTTAGCCTTGTGACAAATATGctctaaaactaaaactaaaggACGGTCGGCCACTTGaaatcatcaaaaatgttgataccagcaagttttttttgtttttttttacagaatattaATAATTGAACCAATGAATGGTTTGTTCCTGAACTTAAGACTGAGGAGTCAAAGGAAGCTCGGACGAGTCCATTCCCTCTCCACCCACTCGCTGTGACGTCACCTTCCCCCATCCTGAGCACGTAACCGTGAATGAGAAATAATTGCTCCTCTCAAATCAAACAGTCATTCCCTGTGTTTTCTGCATGATCCGTTTTAACCCGACCGGATCTGCGGTCCGATCCTGTTAGAAAACCGATGCAGTCGAGTCTAAATATAACGGCTCAGCTCAGAGTGATGTCACTAAAGGTAAAAAGGTCATTTTGAGCCGGAGAGAAGGTCACTGGGACATGTGAACCGCCCGTGCAGTCACGGTTTTCACTTACACTGCAGCCGCCCCCCAACCCGCCACCCTCCACCCCCCGCTCCAGTCCCCATGAGAGCACATTAACCGTCTCTGTCCCTCCTTCTCTTGCCTTTCCTCTCCCTAAACCCCTTCACTCCGCTACCCTTCCTGCTAACCCCCCCCAACAATCTTGAATATAATTTCTCGCTAGCTGGCATTAGCTGCACACGTGGCAGCTGGAACTACTGATGCACTAAATGAATGGATTGCCATGGAAACTGGGAATTGCGCATGATGAGTGGAATATTGTTCATCCTCTTTGCTGTGGAAGGAGGACGGTCGGCAGCCAAATGAGCACAGCTAGAAAAACCTAATGATTGCTTCCCTCCAGAGAAATCATTATTAAAGTTCATTCTCAAGGGATCTGATTTCATTGGAATCAGAGGAAAAGGAAGCTGTGGATGAATTTGAaggagtttttttccccctcctaaATACATCGAAGGGCTTTGAATGTTCAATGGACTTttttttagggtgttttcacacctgatagtctggtagataTGGTTCAACTGGGGACCAAAAtcgcaacatttgttacattttcagttggtgtggttcattttcacactgcaatgtgtaaaaaaaccccaaacctTTAGAAAAACCGGGGGCTGGTGTGacggcgcaggggcaaagcacgactggcgacatttgccgcatgtcttccccctctctcattaccctatttcctgtcaaactactttcaaataaaggccactagagccaacaaaacctttaaaaaaaaaaaaacgttcctgcccttgcctgtggtggcgctgcaccaagaaccactgaagtaaactctgggCGAAAGCTCATTCTtcatgaaatataaacaaagaaTGAGTGTCATTACATGACtcacatatttgttttggttgtatttacccaggatGCCTTGCGGTACAggctgcttcctgcttttggcgtggactctggtccgcttggcgtttACAAATGCATTCGAatcgcaccagagttcacttcaactgaacagaAGCCTGGGTTTTTGGGCGGACCTTCTTTTTGGTCACATCACCCCAAACAAACCgtattttctaggcaaatgaactAGAGTCGAATTAAAGCAAACTGAGCAGGGCGGATGTGAATGCACCATTAGTCACTTGAGAAGGTTGAGGTGACCCTGCTCCAGCCATGGTTGTCAAAATCCCATATCGGACAACAGAGGCAGGGGTGAGCAGGTTTTGTGGCTCGACAGTGAAAACAAGGCCAATAGATTTAAAGCGAATCAGTAATTCAAACTCATTATTTATCTCCACCGTTGAATACTGGAAGGGTTGCAGTGACTGGAATTCAGCCAGAGGAAGTTTcatcaaaggaaaataaaactgaaatgatttgtgCTTAATAAGAGGTATTATCTTAGAAATAACACTCTATTGCCCCTGCCTCGTTGGCTACTCAATGGTGGCTTAATTTTGTAAATTACTCTGAGAGGTCCAAGGTGATTGGGGGCTTGAAGTCAACCCGCCAGGGTTACACCTCAGAGACACCAAGCATAGTGGTAACAGCCCTGTATCAGTTGACTTATTTAGGGTTTAGCTGACTTTGCAGGTTGAGGGTTTGGCATAGTGATGATTGGCAGTGTGGTTAAGGTATTTCAGGATCATTGTGTcatgcacacatttttttccattaacacACATTGGATGAGTCACACTGAAGTCCGTAATTGATGATAATTAGGCTGGGATGGTTGTTTGCCAGAAAACTGAAGCTCCTCACCCAACCGGTATGTTTACCTAAGCTAGAGCGGGTTTCTGACAATTATTTTATGCACAACAGCTTGCCTACCCTGAGTTTTACACAGAGTTTCTCTTCACCGTTTTGAATGCGTGAAATATTGACAGCTTGATTGGTAATCTATGAACACCAGAGGTAGTATAGAGAGGGACTTAACATAAAAAGTgacttcagtgtttttctgaGAGTGGGTTGAAGTCAACCCTCCAATGTTAC harbors:
- the LOC114161318 gene encoding RIMS-binding protein 2 isoform X1; protein product: METRLELDVLIYPDEVRVATPEDLRQWDLETASQVSIPTARLFVALYPYNPAAMSPNPDTAAEELPFVPGQIIKVFGDKDSDGFYHGESGGLSGYVPSNMVAEVPVDDEYLKHVLMLQGFLPVDHTGMSLTPELSDVASIHEDVIVRRMVALFDYDPWENSPNMDSEVSASNVKLTTDFCILLIYRGVFNPKMNFLGFQVELGFRSGDIIYVLGDMDQDGFYFGDLHGRRGLVPSNFLQPLPWS
- the LOC114161318 gene encoding RIMS-binding protein 2 isoform X2; this encodes METRLELDVLIYPDEVRVATPEDLRQWDLETASQVSIPTARLFVALYPYNPAAMSPNPDTAAEELPFVPGQIIKVFGDKDSDGFYHGESGGLSGYVPSNMVAEVPVDDEYLKHVLMLQGFLPVDHTGMSLTPELSDVASIHEDVIVRRMVALFDYDPWENSPNMDSEVELGFRSGDIIYVLGDMDQDGFYFGDLHGRRGLVPSNFLQPLPWS